The DNA sequence GCGAGCGCGTGATAGCTCACGCCCTGGTCGCCGAAGGCCGTGAAGACGAACTTCTCCGGTCGCGCCGGCGCGGTGCGGAACGTGCCGATCGTGCCCGAGCGCTCGGGCGACGCCGGGTCGAAGCCGTCGTGGCCGACGCCGTAGTAATACGTCGTGCCCGGCCTCAGACCGTCCAGGGCCGCGTGCAGGTAGTACTGCTCGACCGCGGGGAGCTTCCGTGAGAGCGACGGCGTGCGCAGGTCCCGGACCTCCGCCGGGATCCTCTGGCTCAGCTCCCAGGGCTCCGTACCCACGCGCAGGTACGGGGATTTGACCGCCAGCGGCACCTGCCAGGAGACGCGCAGCTGCGTCCGCGGATCGGCGCCGAAGGCCAGGTGGCGGCCGAAGGGCGCGACGAGACGGCCGTCCACGCGCACCGGTGCGGCCGGCGCCGCGAGCGGGTGCGCCGCCGTCGGGCGCTCGGCGTACGCGCTGCCCGAGCTGCCCGCGAGCAGACCGAGCCCGCCCGCGGCGCCCGCGGTCGCGAAGGAACCGGCGAGCACCCTGCGCCGGGAGAGCTTCGCGCGCAGGTACTCGTGCTGCTCGGCCATCGTCATCCGCCGTGCGAGCCGCTCGGGTATGCCGACATCGGGAGTCTCCATGACGTGGGAACTTCCCAGGGGCGTCCAACTCCCGCCATACCTGCGGGTGAAGAGAGCATGTCCGTGTGGTGGCGTACGCGCGGAGGGAACGGGTCTGTCCACATCGCGGACGGCCCGTGTCATTGGATGGGACGAACGGTAGGGTGCCGTCATGTCTCGCAGCATCAATCTCGCAGTGATCCCCGGTGATGGGATCGGCCAGGAAGTCGTGGCCCAGGGGCTCAAGGTCCTCAACGCCGTCCTCCCGCAGGATGTGAAGCTGGAGACCAAGGAGTACGACTTCGGCGCGCGGCGCTACCACGCCACCGGGGAGACCCTCACCGACGCCGACCTCGCGGACCTGAAGAAGCACGACGCGATCCTGCTCGGCGCCATCGGCGACCCGTCGGTGCCCTCCGGCGTCCTGGAGCGCGGCTTCCTGCTCAAGCTCCGCTTCGCCTTCGACCACCATGTGAACCTGCGTCCGAGCAAGCTCCTGCCGGGCGTCGCGACCCCGCTCGCCGGGCAGCCCGAGATCGACTTCGTCGTCGTCCGCGAAGGCACCGAGGGCCCCTACACGGGCAACGGCGGCACCATCCGCCAGGGCACCGAGCACGAGGTCGCCACCGAGGTCTCCGTCAACACCGCCTTCGGCGTGGAGCGCGTCGTGCGCGACGCCTTCGCCCGCGCCCAGGCGCGGCCGCGCAAGAAGCTCGCGCTGATCCACAAGAACAACGTGCTCGCCTTCGCCGGCCACCTGTGGACGAACGTCTTCAACAAGGTGGCCGCGGAGTTCCCCGACGTCACCACCGAGTACATGCACGTGGACGCGGCGACGATCTACCTCGTCACCCAGCCCGAGCGCTTCGACGTGATCGTCACCGACAACCTCTTCGGCGACATCATCACCGACCTCGCCGCGGCCGTCTCCGGCGGCATCGGCGTCGCGGCCTCCGGCAACATCAACCCCGCCCGCGCGTTCCCGTCGATGTTCGAGCCGGTGCACGGCTCGGCGCCCGACATCGCGGGCCAGGGCAAGGCCGACCCGACCGCGACCGTGCTCTCCGTCGCCCTGCTCCTGCGCCACCTCGGGTACGACGCCGAGGCGGCCCGGGTCGAGGAGGCCGTCTCCACCGACCTCGGCGCCCGCGGGACCACCGTGCGCAGCACCGACGAGATCGGCGACGCGCTCGCCGTACGCGTAGCGGGCTGATCCGTCGGCAGCAGCTCCCTTCCTTGAAGCCGCCGGGTCATCATGGGCACCCGGCGGCTTCTCGTATCCGGTCACCGGGTGTCACCATCGGATCCCAGGGGCCGCAGATCCCGCCGTTTCGTGCACGGCACCCCACGAGCGATAATCGGACGTGGGGCCGCGAAGCGGCGCACACCCGTACGTCGTGAGCAGCACGCGCGTACGGTCTGAGTGAGCGCGGTCCGTCACACACGAAACCGGTGAAGGACACGCAACCATGACGACGCCCACGATCGAGCTGAAGCCCTCCTCGACCCCGGCCCAGGCCGCGGAGCGCGAGGCGGTGCTCGCCAACCCCGGGTTCGGCCGCCACTTCACCGACCACATGGTGACGATCCGCTGGACCGAGGGCCGCGGCTGGCACGACGGCCAGCTCGTGCCCTACGGCCCGCTCTCGCTCGACCCGGCGACGAACGTCCTGCACTACGCGCAGGAGATCTTCGAGGGCATGAAGGCCTACCGCCAGCCCGACGGCTCGGTCGCCCTGTTCCGCCCCGAGGCCAACGCCCGCCGCTTCCAGTCCTCCGCGCGCCGCCTGGCCATGCCGGAGCTGCCGGTCGAGACCTTCATCGAGGCCTGTGACGCGCTGGTGCGCCAGGACATCGACTGGGTGCCGGGCCACGGCGGCGAGGAGTCCCTGTATCTGCGCCCGTTCATGATCGCGACCGAGGCGAGCCTCGGTGTGAAGCCCGCCAACGAGTACCTCTTCGTGGTCATCGCCTCCCCGGCGGGCGCCTACTTCCCCGGCGGCGTCAAGCCCGTCTCGATCTGGCTCTCCGAGGACCGCGTGCGCGCCGTCCCCGGCGGCATGGGCGACGCCAAGACCGGCGGCAACTACGCCGCGTCGCTGCTCGCGCAGGCCGAGGCCGCGCAGAAGGGCTGCGACCAGGTCGCCTACCTCGACGCCGTCGAGCACAAGTGGGTCGAGGAACTGGGCGGCATGAACCTGTACTTCGTGTACGGGGACAGGATCGTGACCCCCTCGCTCTCCGGCTCCATCCTGGAGGGCATCACGCGCGACTCCCTCCTGACCGTCGCCCGCGACCTCGGCTATGTGTCCGAGGAGGCCCGCGTCTCCATCGACCAGTGGCAGGCCGACACGGAGAACGGCACGCTCACGGAGGTCTTCGCCTGCGGCACGGCCGCCGTGATCACGCCCGTCGGCACCGTCAAGGCGCAGCGCGGCGAGTGGACGCAGAGCGAGGGCCGGCCCGGTGAGGTCACCATGAGGCTCCGCGAGGCGCTGCTCGACATCCAGCGCGGCGTGCGCGAGGACGAGCACGGCTGGATGCACCGCCTGGGCTGAGCCCCCGTCCGAATCATCCGTCCCCGAGGGCCGGGCCCGGCAGCCACTGCCGGGCCCGGCCCTCGTGCGTCCGGACCGGCGGCCCTAGTCCGCCTTGACGCGCGCGGTCAGGGCCAGGCTCTCGGGCAGGGCCGCGCAGGCCCGGCGGAAGGCGGCGGCGAGGTCCGCGCGGGTCGGGGTGCCCGCCTCCGCCGTCCAGGCCTCCAGGCCGCGGCGCCACGCGGCCACGAGCAGGTCGACGGCCAGGTGCGCGCGCAGCCGGTCCGGGTCGTGCGCGGCGCCGCCGAGGTCGAAGCGGCGTACGACGACGTCCAGGGCGGCCCGCCCCGTGCGGTCGCAGAAGGCGAGGCCGTGCGCGTCCATCGACGGGTGGTGCGCGGCGAGGCGGCGGCTGAGCAGCACGCGGTGCGCCCACTCCTCGCCGGGCATCCGGTCGAGGGCGGCGAGCAGGACGTCGCGGAGGAGCTCGCTCAGCGGACCGCCGTCGGGCCGGGCCGTGCCCAGTTCGTCGAGGAACGCCGTCCACAGGTCGTGCAGCGGCGCCATCGCCACGTCTTCCTTGCTGGTGAAGGTGCGGAAGAAGGTCCGCTTGGACACCTCCACGGCGTCGCACAGCTCGTCGAGCGTGACGTGGTCGAAGCCGCGCTCCGTGAACAGCTCCAGGGCCGTGTCGATGAGCGCCTGGCGGGTGCGGAGCTTCTTGCGCTCGCGCAGGGACAGGGGAGCGGCGGCTCGGGCGGTGTCCATGAGGGGAGTGTAGTCGGGTAGCCAATGCCTCTTGATGGCTTATGCCACTCAGTGGCACTATGGCGGCACCTGCTTCCTCATCCGAAAGGGGTGCCCTCATGCGCGCCCTCCTCGTCGACCCCTCCGCCCCGGCCGGTCTGCGCCTCGGCACGGCGCCCGACCCCGAACCCGCCGCGCACCAGGCTCTGGTCCGGGTGACCGCGACCTCCCTGAACCACGGCGAGGTCACCCTGCTCGTGCCGGGCGCGGAGCCGGGCGCCGTGCTCGGCTGGGACGCGGCCGGATATGTGGAGCGGGCGGCCGCCGACGGCTCCGGTCCCGCCGCGGGCACCCCGGTGGTGACCGTGGGGGAGGCCGGGGGCTGGGCCGAACTCCGGGCGGTCGACACCGCGTTGCTCGGCGCCGTGCCCGAGGGCGCGGACCTCGGCGTCATCAGCACCGTGCCCGTCGCCGGGGCCAGCGCGCTGCGGGCCCTGCACCGGCTCGGGCCGCTCCTCGGGCGGCGCGTCCTGGTCACCGGGGCGACGGGCGGCGTCGGCCGGTACGCGGTGCAGCTCGCGCGGCAGGGCGGGGCGTACGTCGTGGCCACGACCGGTGACCCGGACGCGCACGGGGAACTGCTGCGGGGGCTCGGCGCGCACGAGGTCCTCGCCGACCCCGCCGACGCCGGGCCGGACGTGGACGGCGTGGTGGACCTGGTGGGCGGGCGCCAGCTCGTCGCCGCGTACGAGACGCTGGCCGCCGGGGGGACGCTGGTGTCCGTGGGGCACGCGGGCGGTGACGACGAGCACTTCGCGCACGGCGTGCTGTACGGGGACCTGGGGCGGCACGACCGGTCGGTCGTGAGCTTCTTCCTCCTCGGCGGGGGCGCCCCCCTGGGCCGGGACCTGGCGTGGCTGGCCGGCCGCGTCGCCTCCGGCGCTCTCGACGCCGGGGTGGCCTGGCGGGGCCCGTGGACCGAGGCGGCCGAGGCCGCGGAGGCCCTGCGGGGCAGGCGCCTGCACGGCAAGGCGGTCCTGGACCTGGCCTAGGCCCGGGAAGGGGCGGGCCCGGGGTGCGCCGCGTAAGCGGCACCCCCCACCGCCCCCGACAGCAGGAAGCTCACGTCCACCCCGCCGGTCAGGCCGAGCAGCGGCCCCTCGTAGGAGGGGAGGGACACCGAGAGCAGGCCCACCGCCGCGCCGAGCGCCCACGCACCCGTGGCCCACGGGTTCCAGCCGCCCCGGAACCAGTAGATCCCGCCCCGCGCGCGGCGGTTGAAGACCTGGAGGGCGTCGGCGTCGTACACGCCGCGGCAGCGCGCGAACCCGATGAGCGTGATGACGGCCCAGGGCGTGCCGACGGCCGTGAGCAGCAGCACGAAGGACGTCATCGCGTCCTGCGCGGCCCAGGCGAAGTGCCCGGCGAACACGCACCCCGTGGCGAGCACCGCCACGGTGCACGTGGCCCGCGCCCGCGACGCCCGCGGCACGATCGCGTCCAGGTCGAGCCCCATCGAGTACAGCATCAGGCCCGCGTTGCCGACGGACCCGGCGGACGCGGCGAGCAGCAGCGGGACCAGGTACCAGCCGGGTGCCGCCGCGACCAGCGGCCCGGCGTAGTCGAGCGCCGCCCTCGCCGCGTACGCCGTGAAGGTGCCGAAGAGCTGGGGGACCAGGAGCCCCGCGACCAGGCCGAGACAGGTCGCCCGCAGGACCGAGCCCGAGGTGTGCCGGGCGGGGGAGACGTACCGGGTGTAGTCGCCGAGCAGGGTGATGAAGGCGATGGGCCCGGACAGGCCCGCGGCCACCAGGGCGAGGGCCCAGGTCGGCCAGAAGGAGCCGAGCGCGTAGCCGCCCGCTTCGGGCGGCGCGGCCGCGGTGAAGCCG is a window from the Streptomyces spectabilis genome containing:
- a CDS encoding 3-isopropylmalate dehydrogenase: MSRSINLAVIPGDGIGQEVVAQGLKVLNAVLPQDVKLETKEYDFGARRYHATGETLTDADLADLKKHDAILLGAIGDPSVPSGVLERGFLLKLRFAFDHHVNLRPSKLLPGVATPLAGQPEIDFVVVREGTEGPYTGNGGTIRQGTEHEVATEVSVNTAFGVERVVRDAFARAQARPRKKLALIHKNNVLAFAGHLWTNVFNKVAAEFPDVTTEYMHVDAATIYLVTQPERFDVIVTDNLFGDIITDLAAAVSGGIGVAASGNINPARAFPSMFEPVHGSAPDIAGQGKADPTATVLSVALLLRHLGYDAEAARVEEAVSTDLGARGTTVRSTDEIGDALAVRVAG
- a CDS encoding branched-chain amino acid aminotransferase, whose product is MTTPTIELKPSSTPAQAAEREAVLANPGFGRHFTDHMVTIRWTEGRGWHDGQLVPYGPLSLDPATNVLHYAQEIFEGMKAYRQPDGSVALFRPEANARRFQSSARRLAMPELPVETFIEACDALVRQDIDWVPGHGGEESLYLRPFMIATEASLGVKPANEYLFVVIASPAGAYFPGGVKPVSIWLSEDRVRAVPGGMGDAKTGGNYAASLLAQAEAAQKGCDQVAYLDAVEHKWVEELGGMNLYFVYGDRIVTPSLSGSILEGITRDSLLTVARDLGYVSEEARVSIDQWQADTENGTLTEVFACGTAAVITPVGTVKAQRGEWTQSEGRPGEVTMRLREALLDIQRGVREDEHGWMHRLG
- a CDS encoding TetR family transcriptional regulator, producing MDTARAAAPLSLRERKKLRTRQALIDTALELFTERGFDHVTLDELCDAVEVSKRTFFRTFTSKEDVAMAPLHDLWTAFLDELGTARPDGGPLSELLRDVLLAALDRMPGEEWAHRVLLSRRLAAHHPSMDAHGLAFCDRTGRAALDVVVRRFDLGGAAHDPDRLRAHLAVDLLVAAWRRGLEAWTAEAGTPTRADLAAAFRRACAALPESLALTARVKAD
- a CDS encoding zinc-binding dehydrogenase; protein product: MRALLVDPSAPAGLRLGTAPDPEPAAHQALVRVTATSLNHGEVTLLVPGAEPGAVLGWDAAGYVERAAADGSGPAAGTPVVTVGEAGGWAELRAVDTALLGAVPEGADLGVISTVPVAGASALRALHRLGPLLGRRVLVTGATGGVGRYAVQLARQGGAYVVATTGDPDAHGELLRGLGAHEVLADPADAGPDVDGVVDLVGGRQLVAAYETLAAGGTLVSVGHAGGDDEHFAHGVLYGDLGRHDRSVVSFFLLGGGAPLGRDLAWLAGRVASGALDAGVAWRGPWTEAAEAAEALRGRRLHGKAVLDLA
- a CDS encoding cytosine permease, coding for MPIEQRGVDTVPEEERTSGPRDVVAILLGSNLCLGVIVFGWLPVSFGLSWWQSVSAVVAGTLAGTALTAPLALVSLRTATNLSTSSGAQFGVRGRLVGSVVGLLLSLGYTALTLWIGGDVMVGTLHRLCALPTGGFTYAVVYALLAAATVGGAVYGYQALLRLSRMLAVGMTALLALGVVAYAPGFTAAAPPEAGGYALGSFWPTWALALVAAGLSGPIAFITLLGDYTRYVSPARHTSGSVLRATCLGLVAGLLVPQLFGTFTAYAARAALDYAGPLVAAAPGWYLVPLLLAASAGSVGNAGLMLYSMGLDLDAIVPRASRARATCTVAVLATGCVFAGHFAWAAQDAMTSFVLLLTAVGTPWAVITLIGFARCRGVYDADALQVFNRRARGGIYWFRGGWNPWATGAWALGAAVGLLSVSLPSYEGPLLGLTGGVDVSFLLSGAVGGAAYAAHPGPAPSRA